The Spirochaeta isovalerica genome includes a window with the following:
- a CDS encoding MFS transporter, which translates to MPKEFSAARLPLKEKYSFSTALMGQTMIYNFVNLYLLIFYTDVLGISAVAAGSIFLGARIWDAVNDPIMGVIVDHTKTKWGKCRPYLLFFPLPIAFLTVLLFNAPQWSEAAKVAYAAVTYILWGMFYTSVDIPLWTMSSRMTTDLHERESLIASGRIFNIIGSALPVILVVPLKMALGKGDESRGYLLTVVLFCAVALPLLLQSFFITNERAPSSDEFKPDLKENLKAIWGNKPLLLLLSSSILNVLVVLPVNAGIFFVTYNLGDEALFAVMAGTVLVAAGLGSGLAPVLARRFRPRDILIWSSVLTAVLFTIGYFVGYGNFPVVIGFTFVIGTLLGVPLVLRTSMLAETIEHYEGISGKRSEGIIFSSMTFSGKLKMGIAAFLVGWILKIAGYVPEAVQSPEALKGIFIMLTIVPALGSLLTIIPLWFYRLENGSES; encoded by the coding sequence ATGCCAAAAGAGTTTTCCGCAGCCCGACTGCCCCTAAAAGAAAAATATTCATTTTCCACAGCCTTGATGGGACAGACGATGATTTACAATTTTGTCAATCTGTATCTGCTCATTTTCTACACCGACGTTCTCGGAATCAGTGCCGTTGCGGCGGGCTCCATATTTCTGGGCGCCCGTATCTGGGACGCCGTCAATGATCCGATTATGGGTGTCATTGTCGATCATACAAAAACGAAATGGGGGAAATGCCGTCCTTACCTGCTGTTTTTCCCTCTGCCCATAGCGTTCCTTACTGTTCTTCTCTTTAATGCTCCCCAGTGGAGCGAGGCGGCGAAAGTCGCTTACGCCGCGGTCACTTATATTCTCTGGGGGATGTTCTACACTTCCGTGGATATCCCTCTATGGACGATGAGCAGCCGGATGACAACCGATCTTCACGAGCGGGAATCTCTCATAGCCTCGGGCCGGATTTTCAATATTATCGGAAGCGCTCTCCCTGTTATCCTTGTGGTTCCCCTTAAAATGGCTCTGGGAAAGGGAGATGAGTCCAGAGGCTATCTGCTGACAGTCGTTCTCTTCTGCGCCGTAGCACTTCCCCTTCTTCTTCAGTCTTTTTTCATTACCAATGAGCGGGCTCCTTCCAGCGATGAATTCAAGCCGGACCTGAAGGAAAACCTGAAAGCTATCTGGGGCAACAAGCCTCTTCTTCTGCTGCTCAGCTCGTCGATCCTAAACGTTCTCGTCGTTCTTCCCGTTAATGCTGGCATTTTCTTTGTCACCTACAATCTCGGTGATGAAGCGCTCTTTGCCGTGATGGCCGGAACCGTTCTGGTCGCAGCCGGTTTGGGAAGCGGGCTGGCTCCCGTTCTGGCCAGACGGTTCAGACCCCGGGATATCCTCATCTGGTCATCTGTCCTAACAGCTGTTTTATTCACAATCGGTTATTTCGTCGGTTACGGGAATTTTCCCGTTGTTATCGGCTTTACTTTTGTCATCGGAACTCTTCTGGGGGTTCCTCTTGTCCTGAGAACCTCTATGCTCGCAGAAACGATTGAGCACTACGAGGGGATCAGCGGAAAGAGAAGCGAAGGAATCATATTTTCCTCCATGACTTTTTCCGGCAAACTGAAGATGGGTATTGCGGCTTTTCTCGTCGGATGGATACTCAAAATCGCAGGTTACGTTCCCGAAGCTGTTCAGTCTCCGGAGGCTTTGAAGGGCATATTCATTATGCTCACAATTGTTCCCGCTCTGGGAAGCCTTCTGACCATAATCCCCCTGTGGTTCTATAGGCTGGAGAACGGGTCGGAGAGCTGA
- a CDS encoding GNAT family N-acetyltransferase, which produces MHYYEVLKPTECTGDIFDILLSLGWYPMGQTIFTTSHLFREEDTPPARVHWLRYPVSSLADKISHRRIRKKNNSFTIELADPFIHRVELNELYEKYIAAVEFDGYKSVEKATYRSDETNIYRSKAILVRDGDRLISCGIFHQGAVSVASVLHFYDPDYRKYSPGKYLILKTLDYCRKEGLEWYYPGYVIRGNPKMDYKLFLGQDKAQYYLPEPNPLSGTWLPFSSDLLTL; this is translated from the coding sequence ATGCATTATTACGAAGTTCTGAAGCCGACGGAATGTACGGGAGATATTTTCGATATCCTGCTCTCCCTCGGCTGGTATCCCATGGGGCAGACAATTTTCACCACATCTCATCTCTTCAGGGAGGAAGATACACCCCCGGCTCGAGTGCACTGGCTCCGCTACCCGGTCAGCTCTTTAGCCGATAAGATTTCTCACAGGAGAATTCGTAAAAAAAATAACTCTTTCACGATCGAGCTTGCCGATCCTTTTATCCACAGAGTGGAACTGAATGAATTGTATGAGAAATATATCGCTGCGGTTGAGTTCGATGGTTATAAATCGGTTGAAAAGGCGACATACCGGAGTGATGAGACGAATATCTACAGGAGTAAAGCGATTCTGGTTCGTGACGGAGATAGGCTCATCTCCTGCGGTATCTTTCATCAGGGGGCTGTCTCCGTCGCTTCCGTTCTACACTTTTATGATCCCGACTACAGAAAATACAGTCCCGGGAAATATCTTATACTGAAGACTCTGGATTACTGCCGGAAAGAGGGACTTGAGTGGTATTATCCCGGCTATGTTATTCGCGGAAATCCGAAAATGGATTACAAACTTTTTCTGGGGCAGGATAAGGCTCAGTATTATTTACCCGAGCCCAACCCTCTGTCCGGCACCTGGTTGCCCTTCTCTTCCGATTTACTGACTCTGTAA
- a CDS encoding methyl-accepting chemotaxis protein has product MPVNKSLRFFILLNFIVTDLIGTALLWSFSVFYILRDYRRFTENLTIFASIVIALVLIVAVILAIRLKPVVQEAQILRSGNLADTETRNKTNKVISTLPIIFMAANITGFFLGPVIQYLIKSMTLGIPFLGFELLSAILYSTGIGLGVTVIQIRITDRILFGFEMDRKLYRIDSSKPDWARRQFMIGFSIFYMSFALFSSAGLAYLKEEMFAPSRVDAVSGASEHLDYRVRFWSEALEGNSPVLNDHTPELVVRIEEFYLKMGLLAILIGGVSWLIMRMEQAPTTKRIRVINQSIEDLSSGKMNLEERIPITSTDELGETINWINRFLDRQNNLFETIKEASSTIKDVSEELTGMVENAQVVREQLNTSVSEVGQSVNHQNAAIEETSANVNELVLGIDQTNRNLTDQSLAVEESTAAIEEMTASIASVNISSEEAYKKTEDLLTRSEEGGKAMNDLLQEIRMIADASQEVAASTLQISNIAAQTNLLAMNAAIEAAHAGDSGRGFAVVASEVRKLAEESSEVSKRITVMTKDMSVRALSGLEKTEETLERFSIIKEGVGSLARINSTISSAMEEQNQGSRDIQSSMIKLKGMTGEVLEHMKSQSDLSSSVLANSVSLSEAAGHIHNRMDEQKQVLNELENFIQNLQKVVEQNALTVIQLKGSMQK; this is encoded by the coding sequence ATGCCTGTGAACAAGTCTCTTCGTTTTTTCATCCTGCTCAATTTTATTGTTACGGATTTAATCGGTACAGCCCTTCTTTGGAGTTTCAGTGTCTTCTATATCCTGAGAGATTACAGACGTTTCACCGAAAACCTTACAATATTCGCATCCATAGTTATCGCCCTTGTTCTGATAGTTGCGGTAATTCTGGCGATCAGGCTCAAACCGGTTGTTCAGGAAGCGCAAATCCTCAGATCGGGGAATCTTGCCGATACAGAAACAAGAAACAAGACAAATAAAGTCATATCAACCCTGCCGATTATTTTTATGGCTGCCAATATTACCGGTTTTTTTCTGGGACCGGTTATCCAGTACCTGATTAAATCCATGACTCTGGGAATCCCCTTTCTGGGGTTTGAACTCCTATCGGCCATTTTGTACTCAACGGGTATTGGGCTCGGCGTTACGGTTATTCAAATCCGGATTACCGACCGGATCCTCTTCGGTTTTGAGATGGACAGGAAGCTGTACCGGATAGACAGTTCCAAACCGGATTGGGCTCGGCGTCAGTTTATGATCGGATTCTCAATTTTCTATATGAGCTTTGCCTTATTCTCTTCAGCGGGGCTGGCGTATCTGAAAGAAGAGATGTTTGCCCCTTCCCGCGTCGATGCGGTCAGCGGGGCCTCGGAACACCTGGATTACCGCGTCCGTTTCTGGAGTGAAGCTCTGGAAGGGAACAGTCCCGTTCTGAACGATCACACACCGGAATTGGTTGTGCGGATTGAAGAATTTTACCTGAAAATGGGACTGCTGGCTATCCTGATAGGCGGAGTTAGCTGGCTTATTATGCGGATGGAGCAGGCTCCCACGACCAAACGGATAAGAGTCATTAATCAGAGTATAGAGGATCTGAGTTCCGGAAAGATGAATCTGGAAGAGCGCATACCCATCACTTCAACCGATGAACTCGGTGAGACGATCAACTGGATAAACCGATTTCTCGACAGACAGAACAATCTTTTTGAAACCATAAAAGAGGCATCCTCGACAATTAAAGATGTGTCGGAAGAGTTAACGGGAATGGTTGAGAATGCCCAGGTTGTCCGGGAGCAATTGAACACATCCGTTTCGGAAGTAGGGCAATCGGTTAATCATCAGAATGCGGCCATTGAAGAGACAAGCGCCAACGTCAATGAACTGGTTCTGGGCATTGATCAGACAAACCGGAACCTGACCGATCAATCTCTTGCCGTGGAGGAGTCGACTGCCGCCATCGAAGAGATGACGGCCAGCATAGCTTCGGTTAACATCAGTTCGGAAGAAGCTTATAAAAAAACCGAAGACCTTCTGACCCGTTCGGAAGAGGGAGGTAAAGCCATGAATGACCTCCTTCAGGAAATACGAATGATTGCCGATGCCTCGCAGGAGGTTGCAGCCAGCACTTTGCAAATTTCCAATATAGCGGCTCAGACCAATCTTCTGGCAATGAACGCGGCGATAGAAGCTGCCCATGCCGGAGACAGCGGTCGGGGATTCGCCGTTGTGGCGTCGGAAGTCCGAAAGCTGGCGGAAGAGTCCAGCGAAGTTTCTAAAAGAATCACAGTCATGACCAAAGATATGAGTGTCAGAGCGCTGTCCGGTCTGGAAAAAACGGAAGAGACTCTGGAGCGGTTCTCTATCATCAAGGAAGGCGTCGGGTCGCTGGCCAGAATCAACAGCACCATCTCTTCGGCCATGGAGGAGCAGAACCAGGGGAGCCGGGATATTCAGTCTTCCATGATCAAATTGAAAGGTATGACCGGCGAAGTTCTCGAACACATGAAAAGCCAGAGCGATTTGAGTTCTTCAGTCCTGGCTAACAGCGTTTCGCTTTCAGAGGCCGCAGGACACATTCATAACAGAATGGATGAGCAGAAACAGGTGCTCAATGAACTGGAGAACTTTATTCAAAACCTTCAGAAGGTCGTTGAACAGAATGCCCTGACAGTAATTCAGCTAAAGGGATCCATGCAAAAGTAG
- a CDS encoding YfbR-like 5'-deoxynucleotidase yields MPFGTHLVESRSLMEIKRYQNKYCFKKRSVAEHMWSVAKIAEGLAIWESKKFGNKVDMAKVLQKAINHDMIEQCTGDILGPTKKKTQAMREAMEEIEEIAFREDIESHLPKSWRNQFKSYILNPKTDDVEGQIIRAADIIDTMIESIEEIKLGNDIFRAVLIDSSESLIKVDLDSVRYFIKYAILDFDIDIKEFFGKELFSFRETLHFDPAVFEACKDIREE; encoded by the coding sequence ATGCCCTTTGGAACCCATTTAGTAGAATCCCGCTCCCTCATGGAGATTAAGCGATATCAGAACAAATACTGCTTCAAGAAGCGATCCGTTGCCGAGCATATGTGGTCGGTCGCCAAAATAGCCGAAGGACTGGCCATCTGGGAAAGCAAAAAGTTCGGAAACAAGGTGGATATGGCTAAAGTGTTACAGAAAGCCATCAACCACGACATGATAGAACAGTGTACCGGGGATATACTGGGCCCGACCAAAAAGAAAACTCAGGCCATGAGGGAAGCCATGGAGGAGATTGAAGAGATCGCTTTCAGGGAAGACATTGAATCCCATCTACCCAAATCATGGCGCAATCAGTTCAAATCCTATATTCTCAATCCCAAAACCGACGATGTTGAAGGGCAGATCATCCGCGCCGCCGATATTATCGATACCATGATCGAGTCAATTGAAGAGATAAAGCTGGGCAATGATATCTTCAGAGCCGTTTTAATAGACAGTTCTGAATCGCTGATCAAAGTGGATCTGGATAGCGTTCGGTACTTTATTAAATACGCCATTCTGGACTTTGATATCGATATCAAAGAGTTCTTCGGCAAAGAGTTGTTCAGTTTCCGTGAAACGCTCCATTTCGACCCGGCGGTCTTCGAGGCTTGCAAGGACATAAGGGAAGAATAA
- a CDS encoding phosphate/phosphite/phosphonate ABC transporter substrate-binding protein codes for MKKVLLLLLILGMSTVLFAKGQAELGTEENPIVWSFVPSGDTQEIAAGGEEVADMIYEKTGIVVEASVATEYAGVIEALSSNPPSAHMASLATFAYVVAADRGVAEAELISVRYGRPFYDGQIIAGADTGIKSLADLAGKTFARPDPLSTSGWIIPALTMRANGINPDTDLAEIVDAGGHTGVVTAVYNGDADAGATFVDARSNIQEDNPDVMEKVLVIEVSAPIPNDGVQFHPSVPEEMREKIINALLEIADDEAGNAALNKAYSWTALERHQDDFYDPFRQVLQAAGVDAASLMGE; via the coding sequence GTGAAAAAAGTTCTATTGCTGTTATTGATTCTTGGAATGTCCACTGTGCTTTTTGCAAAGGGGCAAGCAGAACTGGGAACTGAGGAAAATCCCATTGTCTGGTCTTTCGTACCTTCCGGTGACACTCAGGAGATCGCTGCCGGTGGGGAAGAGGTCGCTGACATGATTTATGAGAAAACAGGGATTGTTGTAGAAGCCAGCGTTGCTACAGAATACGCCGGAGTCATCGAAGCCCTTTCCAGTAACCCGCCCAGTGCCCACATGGCTTCTCTGGCAACATTCGCCTATGTTGTTGCAGCGGACCGCGGCGTAGCCGAAGCTGAACTGATCAGCGTGCGATACGGCCGGCCGTTCTATGACGGACAGATTATCGCCGGTGCCGATACGGGAATCAAATCTCTTGCCGATCTGGCTGGTAAAACTTTTGCCCGCCCTGACCCATTGTCCACATCGGGTTGGATTATTCCCGCTCTGACAATGAGAGCAAACGGGATCAACCCCGATACTGATCTGGCTGAAATCGTTGATGCCGGCGGACATACGGGAGTTGTTACCGCTGTTTATAATGGCGATGCCGATGCCGGAGCGACCTTTGTAGACGCCCGGAGCAATATTCAGGAAGATAACCCCGATGTTATGGAAAAAGTTCTCGTTATCGAAGTTTCCGCTCCCATTCCCAACGACGGCGTGCAGTTCCACCCCTCTGTTCCTGAGGAAATGAGAGAAAAAATCATTAATGCACTGCTTGAAATCGCTGATGATGAAGCCGGAAATGCAGCTCTGAACAAAGCGTATTCCTGGACAGCTCTGGAAAGACACCAGGATGATTTCTATGATCCTTTCCGACAGGTCCTTCAGGCCGCCGGCGTAGATGCCGCCAGTCTGATGGGAGAATAA
- the phnC gene encoding phosphonate ABC transporter ATP-binding protein, translated as MLQYKKLSKTYPDGTEALKEVSFEVEKGDFLVIIGLSGSGKSTLLRCTNRLIDPTSGEILWNGEDIASLTQNQLRPVRRKIGMVFQQFNLVKRLSVLYNVLSGRLGYMDNWKSLTYRFSKEDKDKAMKALERVGLTKQAWKRASELSGGQQQRVGIARALMQEPEIILADEPVASLDPVLAHTILGYLEKLNKEDGITVICSLHYLDLVQRYATRVIGLRDGRVVYRGTGEDIRNMTDEEFKEIYGEEAERVSAGPGQSITGGVE; from the coding sequence TTGCTCCAATACAAAAAATTGTCAAAAACCTATCCCGACGGTACTGAAGCTCTTAAAGAGGTCAGCTTCGAGGTGGAGAAAGGTGATTTCCTGGTCATTATCGGCTTGTCGGGATCGGGAAAATCAACTCTTCTTCGCTGCACAAACAGGCTTATCGATCCCACATCGGGGGAAATTCTCTGGAACGGAGAGGATATTGCTTCTTTGACCCAGAATCAGCTCAGGCCGGTCCGGCGGAAAATAGGAATGGTCTTCCAGCAGTTTAATCTGGTAAAAAGGCTTTCTGTTTTGTATAACGTCTTATCGGGGCGTCTCGGTTATATGGATAACTGGAAATCATTGACCTACCGGTTTTCAAAAGAAGACAAAGATAAAGCCATGAAAGCTCTTGAAAGAGTGGGCCTGACCAAACAGGCCTGGAAAAGGGCGAGCGAGCTTTCAGGCGGGCAGCAGCAGAGGGTCGGTATCGCACGGGCGCTGATGCAGGAACCGGAGATAATCCTGGCGGACGAACCTGTCGCCAGCCTCGATCCCGTTCTGGCTCACACTATCCTCGGTTATCTGGAGAAGCTGAACAAAGAGGACGGAATAACCGTAATCTGCAGCCTTCACTATCTGGACCTTGTTCAGCGTTATGCTACGAGAGTTATCGGTCTGCGCGACGGAAGGGTCGTGTACCGGGGAACAGGAGAGGATATACGCAATATGACCGATGAGGAATTCAAGGAAATTTACGGAGAAGAGGCGGAGCGTGTCAGCGCCGGCCCCGGCCAGTCCATTACAGGAGGTGTGGAATGA
- the phnE gene encoding phosphonate ABC transporter, permease protein PhnE, with the protein MSNIVYGGLSLILPGLGQVLAGQIRRGILFFLSLITMVSILYSQAADLGRRAGEGWAAMARAFSRRPGFIGFMILVLIALWLLGAYDAYRCAKEKRKVNTGIFALVLLGFFIQGWQISEIDLVKMVRQAPEALPPLSRVMWPWDAAFERDTDVLSGKAIIMTGEGTPPEQTEPVEGKPYLKSEPNFGELSKRDDDYNMVPGTRITVTGSGFAPRMETEIWWKDPIGNEFRPREGGEYLVLTTDDEGKFQFEMTLPYQLTPPSAEGAFLHTLEARQVTPVGPYKPSEALRLTVGRMVETIFMGMMATMFGIIFSIPISFLAARNIMSGSKVSMFFYYLTRTILNIVRSIEPLIWALIAVVWVGLGPFAGIVALTLHSIAALGKLYSEAIEGIDHGPIEAIQATGASRLQTIMYGVIPQMVSPFISFSIYRWDINVRMSTVIGLVGGGGIGFLLIQYIRLLDYRSAGIAVWFIAVTVAILDYVSAEIRNKLM; encoded by the coding sequence ATGAGCAACATAGTCTATGGAGGGCTTTCGCTTATTCTCCCCGGTCTCGGACAGGTTCTGGCCGGTCAGATACGGAGAGGGATTCTGTTTTTTCTGTCTCTCATAACAATGGTTTCGATCCTCTACAGCCAGGCTGCGGATCTGGGGCGCAGAGCCGGTGAGGGGTGGGCCGCCATGGCCAGAGCTTTCTCCCGGAGGCCGGGTTTTATCGGCTTTATGATTCTTGTCCTCATCGCGCTCTGGTTACTCGGTGCTTACGATGCCTACAGATGTGCCAAAGAAAAAAGAAAAGTCAATACGGGTATTTTCGCCCTGGTTCTTCTGGGCTTTTTTATTCAGGGATGGCAGATCTCCGAGATCGACCTGGTAAAAATGGTTCGACAGGCTCCGGAAGCTCTGCCGCCGCTCTCTCGGGTTATGTGGCCCTGGGATGCCGCCTTTGAGCGGGATACGGATGTCCTGTCCGGCAAAGCTATAATTATGACAGGAGAGGGAACTCCTCCTGAACAGACTGAGCCGGTAGAGGGTAAGCCCTATCTGAAAAGCGAGCCCAACTTTGGAGAACTGTCAAAAAGGGATGATGATTACAATATGGTTCCGGGAACCCGGATTACTGTAACGGGTAGCGGATTTGCTCCCCGAATGGAAACGGAAATCTGGTGGAAAGATCCTATCGGTAATGAATTCAGACCGAGAGAAGGGGGGGAATATCTTGTCTTGACCACCGACGATGAGGGAAAGTTCCAGTTTGAAATGACCTTGCCCTACCAGTTGACGCCTCCCAGTGCAGAAGGGGCTTTTCTGCACACTCTTGAGGCCCGTCAGGTTACTCCGGTCGGACCTTACAAGCCAAGCGAAGCCCTGAGATTGACCGTAGGCAGGATGGTCGAAACGATTTTTATGGGTATGATGGCTACTATGTTCGGTATCATATTCTCTATTCCCATCAGTTTTCTTGCCGCGAGGAATATCATGTCTGGATCAAAAGTCAGCATGTTTTTCTATTATCTGACAAGAACCATATTGAATATTGTCCGGAGTATCGAACCTCTGATCTGGGCTCTGATTGCCGTTGTCTGGGTCGGACTCGGTCCCTTTGCCGGTATAGTGGCCCTGACTCTCCATTCCATTGCCGCTCTCGGAAAACTCTATTCCGAAGCTATTGAAGGAATCGATCACGGTCCTATTGAAGCCATTCAGGCTACAGGAGCCAGTCGACTGCAAACAATTATGTACGGAGTCATACCCCAGATGGTTTCGCCTTTCATTTCCTTTTCTATTTACCGTTGGGACATCAATGTCAGAATGTCTACGGTTATCGGATTGGTCGGAGGCGGAGGAATCGGTTTCCTCCTCATTCAGTATATTCGGCTCCTCGATTACCGCAGTGCCGGTATAGCCGTCTGGTTTATCGCGGTAACCGTGGCCATATTGGATTATGTCAGTGCGGAAATCCGGAATAAGCTGATGTAG
- the surE gene encoding 5'/3'-nucleotidase SurE → MNILLVNDDGIESPGMRLLAETMRDMGTIYIVAPHTQQSAIGHGITIHEPFRVHIRKELFEGIDAWSLEAKPADCVKFALYGLGLSIDLVVSGINDGPNVGTDIIYSGTLAGASEGIICGIPAIAVSSDFSGLDSARPHLKEILTRVMEADVVDKGRVININFPQKEYREIKGIKITGMGERPFSHEFVEEEGLVWAKGSWDRVNNGPETDVWAWENGYVSVSPIQINRTDYGYMDILRERL, encoded by the coding sequence ATGAATATACTTCTGGTAAATGATGACGGAATTGAATCACCGGGGATGAGGCTCCTGGCGGAAACTATGAGGGATATGGGGACAATCTATATTGTCGCACCCCATACTCAGCAGAGCGCTATCGGCCACGGCATAACCATTCATGAGCCTTTCCGGGTTCACATCCGGAAAGAGCTATTTGAGGGCATTGATGCCTGGAGCCTGGAGGCCAAACCGGCGGACTGTGTAAAGTTTGCCCTTTACGGTCTCGGGCTGTCTATCGATCTGGTTGTCTCGGGGATAAATGACGGACCCAATGTGGGAACGGATATCATTTATTCGGGAACGCTGGCCGGAGCGAGCGAAGGCATAATCTGCGGCATTCCCGCCATCGCCGTATCATCGGATTTTTCCGGTCTCGATTCGGCCAGGCCCCACCTGAAAGAAATTCTGACCAGAGTGATGGAGGCGGATGTCGTTGATAAAGGCCGGGTCATAAACATTAACTTTCCCCAGAAAGAATACAGGGAGATAAAAGGGATTAAGATTACCGGGATGGGCGAGCGGCCTTTCAGCCACGAGTTTGTCGAAGAAGAAGGGCTGGTCTGGGCAAAAGGTTCCTGGGACCGGGTTAATAACGGACCGGAGACTGATGTCTGGGCCTGGGAAAACGGATATGTCTCCGTTTCCCCCATTCAGATTAATCGGACTGATTACGGCTATATGGATATATTGAGAGAGAGGCTCTGA
- a CDS encoding NAD-dependent epimerase/dehydratase family protein, which produces MKKKINLVTGASGFLGSHLVRELLKRGEDVRILIRPTSDISSLENEKLEIFYGCLSDPDAVDSAVKGSDRVFNCAAYVQDYGPKDAFRKANVIGVENLLNSCVQYHVSRIIHISSTDVYGFPEHAASEEESFKKRPGFRYGNSKIESEKLIWDFYDKKQIPVTVFRPATIYGPRTPLLEEMVQMMRESRYIHIGRGNVHAGLIYVDNLIEAIMLSLESESSIGEAYNIIDQENISFRQLADTLIALTGSRKTYPVIPFSLAYAGGWFLERIYYLLGMRKRPVVTRMIACLFGVSQEISTEKIQKELNWASSVSFAQAMKHIFPDS; this is translated from the coding sequence ATGAAAAAGAAGATAAACCTCGTAACGGGAGCATCGGGTTTTCTGGGAAGCCATCTGGTCAGAGAGCTGCTGAAGAGAGGTGAAGATGTCCGTATCCTCATCAGGCCGACCAGCGATATCTCATCTCTGGAGAATGAGAAACTGGAAATCTTCTACGGCTGTTTATCCGATCCCGATGCCGTGGACAGTGCCGTAAAAGGTTCAGACAGGGTCTTCAACTGCGCGGCCTATGTACAGGATTACGGACCGAAGGATGCTTTCAGAAAAGCCAATGTTATCGGCGTGGAAAACCTGTTGAATAGTTGTGTCCAATATCATGTCAGCCGGATCATCCATATCAGCTCAACCGATGTTTACGGTTTCCCCGAACATGCGGCTTCAGAAGAAGAGAGTTTTAAAAAAAGGCCGGGCTTCCGCTATGGGAACAGTAAAATCGAAAGTGAAAAACTCATATGGGACTTCTATGATAAAAAACAGATTCCCGTGACAGTTTTCAGACCGGCGACCATATACGGACCCCGCACGCCTCTCCTGGAGGAAATGGTTCAGATGATGAGAGAATCCCGCTATATTCACATCGGCCGCGGCAATGTCCACGCGGGGCTTATCTATGTGGACAATCTCATTGAAGCTATTATGCTCTCGCTGGAAAGCGAATCTTCTATCGGTGAAGCCTATAATATAATTGATCAGGAAAACATCAGTTTCCGTCAGCTCGCCGATACTCTCATCGCTCTAACCGGATCCCGCAAAACATATCCGGTTATCCCTTTCAGCCTTGCGTACGCCGGCGGATGGTTTCTCGAAAGGATATACTATCTCCTGGGTATGAGAAAACGTCCTGTCGTAACCAGAATGATCGCCTGTCTTTTCGGCGTCAGTCAGGAAATTTCCACAGAGAAAATTCAGAAAGAACTGAATTGGGCATCTTCCGTCTCTTTCGCCCAAGCCATGAAACATATATTCCCCGATTCCTGA